The Salinispora tropica CNB-440 genome has a window encoding:
- a CDS encoding YciI family protein, which translates to MKYLLIIQMNPMTWESLSEAERSRIAESQNAFIDTVTASGELVAAHALADPAQSSVVRGRTGASSVTDGPFSEAKEYMGGFYVVDCPNVERAREIAAMIPGTEWLPVEVRPVVFTAGYGLEKPETA; encoded by the coding sequence ATGAAATATCTTCTCATCATTCAGATGAATCCCATGACCTGGGAATCTTTGTCCGAGGCTGAACGTAGCAGGATCGCCGAGAGCCAGAACGCGTTTATCGACACCGTCACTGCCTCTGGGGAGTTGGTCGCGGCCCACGCTCTGGCGGATCCGGCACAGAGCTCGGTGGTCCGGGGTCGTACCGGGGCATCTTCGGTCACGGACGGTCCGTTCTCGGAGGCCAAGGAGTACATGGGCGGCTTCTACGTGGTCGACTGCCCGAACGTCGAGCGGGCCCGGGAAATCGCAGCCATGATTCCGGGAACTGAATGGCTGCCGGTAGAGGTCCGGCCGGTGGTGTTCACGGCTGGCTACGGGTTGGAGAAGCCGGAGACAGCATGA
- a CDS encoding 4-hydroxyphenylacetate 3-hydroxylase N-terminal domain-containing protein translates to MTGPAGTRPLTGGEYVESLRDDREVYLYGERVKDVTTHPAFHNPIRMTARLYDAMHDSEQSSVLTGPTDTGEPGYTHRFFTTPHSADDLIADQKAIAAWARMTYGWMGRSPDYKASFLGTLGANAEFYAPFADNARRWYRESQQKVLYWNHAIVHPPVDRDRPPDEVADVFVHVEQETDAGLIVSGAKVVATGSALTHYSFIAHYGLPIKRKEFALVATLPMNAPGVKLVCRPSYSAAAAVMGSPYDYPLSSRLDENDTILILDKVLIPWENVFIYGEIGKVHLFGAESGFIQRFTFHGCTRMAVKLEFLAGLLAKALEIGGTQDFRGVQSRLGEVLAWRNLFWGLSDAAARNPVQWKNGAVLPNLDYGLAYRWFMQVGYPRVREIILQDVASGLIFVNSGAEDFAHQSVGPYLDKYLRGSGGTDAVTRVKVMKLLWDAVGSEFGGRHELYERNYAGSHENTRVELLSAQLADGQLDQHKAFVDRCLEEYDQDGWTVPDLSSFESLKEIRRNLLNG, encoded by the coding sequence ATGACCGGGCCGGCGGGAACCCGTCCACTGACCGGTGGCGAATACGTGGAGAGTCTGCGTGACGACCGTGAAGTCTACCTGTACGGGGAGAGAGTGAAGGACGTCACGACACACCCGGCCTTCCACAACCCGATCAGGATGACTGCCCGGCTGTACGACGCCATGCATGATTCCGAGCAGAGCAGCGTGCTGACCGGGCCGACAGACACCGGTGAACCCGGCTACACCCATCGGTTTTTTACCACCCCACACAGCGCGGACGACCTGATCGCAGACCAGAAGGCGATCGCGGCCTGGGCCCGAATGACTTACGGATGGATGGGACGCAGCCCGGACTACAAGGCATCCTTCCTCGGCACGCTGGGCGCAAACGCAGAATTTTACGCACCGTTCGCGGACAACGCACGCCGATGGTATCGGGAGTCCCAGCAGAAGGTCCTCTACTGGAACCACGCCATTGTGCACCCGCCGGTCGACCGCGACCGCCCGCCGGACGAGGTAGCCGACGTCTTTGTGCACGTGGAGCAAGAAACCGACGCCGGGTTGATCGTGAGCGGCGCCAAGGTGGTTGCGACCGGCTCGGCGCTCACCCACTACAGCTTCATCGCCCACTACGGGCTGCCCATCAAGCGCAAGGAATTTGCGCTGGTGGCCACACTGCCAATGAACGCCCCCGGGGTGAAGCTAGTCTGCCGCCCCTCCTACAGCGCTGCGGCCGCGGTGATGGGCAGCCCGTACGACTACCCGCTCTCATCGAGACTGGACGAGAACGACACCATCCTCATTCTCGACAAGGTCCTCATTCCATGGGAAAACGTATTCATCTACGGCGAGATCGGTAAGGTACATCTATTCGGTGCCGAGTCCGGCTTTATTCAACGCTTCACTTTTCACGGCTGCACCCGAATGGCAGTGAAGTTGGAGTTCCTTGCCGGCCTACTAGCCAAGGCACTTGAGATCGGTGGGACCCAGGACTTCCGCGGAGTTCAAAGTCGACTCGGCGAGGTACTGGCCTGGCGCAATCTATTCTGGGGCCTGTCCGATGCTGCCGCTCGCAATCCCGTTCAGTGGAAGAATGGGGCCGTTCTGCCGAATTTGGACTACGGCCTCGCGTACCGGTGGTTCATGCAGGTCGGCTATCCACGAGTTCGGGAGATCATCCTGCAGGACGTGGCCAGTGGCCTGATCTTCGTCAACTCCGGTGCCGAGGACTTTGCACATCAGAGTGTAGGGCCCTACCTGGATAAATACCTGCGTGGCTCGGGAGGTACGGACGCGGTCACTCGGGTCAAGGTGATGAAGCTACTATGGGACGCGGTAGGGTCGGAATTCGGCGGACGACACGAACTCTACGAGCGGAACTACGCGGGAAGCCACGAGAACACGAGGGTGGAACTACTGTCCGCGCAGCTCGCGGACGGGCAGCTCGACCAACATAAAGCCTTTGTGGACCGCTGCCTCGAGGAATACGACCAGGACGGATGGACAGTTCCGGATCTCTCATCTTTCGAGAGCCTTAAAGAAATTCGTAGGAACTTACTCAACGGCTGA
- a CDS encoding RNA polymerase sigma factor, with protein MSDDQDIERLLRRCAPTALDALVRRHGQFDLCEDALQEALLVAATSWPQRGQPDEPVAWLVKVSNRKLTDYWRSEHARRRREDIVAAQEAPALRHAPGADAELLADTPKPAPDDELEMLLLCAHPALSELSKIALALRTVGGLTTAEIAQATMVTEATMAQRISRAKATVRAAGASFTRSHRDREDRLAAALHVLYLIFNEGYTATMGENLIRADLTVEAIRVTRQLHRLLPDDGEVTGLLALMLLIDARRSARTTEDGRLVPLAQQDRRRWDYGAIAEAVKLLEHALATAPLGPYQLQAAVAAVHAEAASAEETDWQQIAILYGMLERRSGNPVVTLNRAVAVGFAHGPGAGLAVLDSVADDVRLRRSHRPDAVRAHLLERLNEHASAREHYRRAARAAHNQCEKRYLEERAADLTAVEPTTSSDSDRALVTIGA; from the coding sequence ATGAGTGACGATCAGGATATCGAAAGGCTGCTGCGCCGCTGCGCGCCGACAGCTCTCGATGCACTGGTCCGCCGGCACGGGCAGTTCGACCTATGTGAGGACGCACTCCAAGAGGCGCTACTGGTCGCCGCCACGTCGTGGCCCCAGCGCGGCCAGCCGGACGAACCTGTCGCATGGTTGGTCAAAGTCTCCAACCGCAAGCTGACCGACTATTGGCGCAGCGAGCATGCACGACGTCGACGTGAGGACATCGTCGCCGCGCAGGAGGCTCCGGCGCTGCGACATGCTCCTGGTGCCGATGCGGAGCTACTTGCCGACACACCGAAACCCGCACCGGATGACGAGCTTGAGATGCTGCTCCTCTGCGCGCATCCCGCGTTGTCCGAACTCAGCAAGATCGCCCTCGCTCTCCGCACGGTTGGTGGACTCACCACCGCGGAGATCGCCCAGGCCACGATGGTGACCGAAGCGACCATGGCCCAGCGCATCAGCCGCGCCAAGGCAACGGTCCGTGCCGCAGGTGCCTCATTCACCCGGTCCCACCGCGATCGGGAGGACCGCCTCGCTGCTGCGCTGCACGTGCTGTACCTGATTTTCAACGAGGGCTACACCGCAACCATGGGTGAGAACCTGATTCGAGCCGACCTGACTGTGGAAGCCATCCGCGTGACTCGTCAGCTTCATCGGCTGCTGCCCGATGATGGTGAAGTCACCGGGCTGCTCGCACTCATGCTTCTCATCGATGCGCGGCGGAGCGCGCGGACCACCGAGGACGGACGCCTGGTGCCGCTGGCCCAGCAGGATCGACGCCGTTGGGATTACGGCGCCATCGCCGAAGCGGTGAAGCTGTTGGAACACGCCTTGGCGACGGCCCCCCTGGGGCCCTACCAGCTCCAAGCCGCGGTCGCTGCCGTGCATGCCGAGGCGGCAAGCGCCGAGGAAACCGATTGGCAACAGATCGCCATCCTGTATGGAATGCTCGAACGACGATCGGGCAATCCCGTAGTCACGCTGAACCGTGCGGTTGCGGTTGGATTCGCACACGGGCCCGGTGCTGGTCTCGCCGTCCTCGATTCAGTGGCCGACGATGTGCGCCTACGTCGTAGCCACCGACCGGACGCAGTCCGCGCCCACCTCCTCGAACGACTCAACGAACACGCCAGTGCACGTGAGCACTATCGCCGCGCAGCCCGCGCGGCGCACAATCAGTGTGAGAAGCGCTATCTAGAGGAGCGTGCTGCCGATCTGACGGCGGTTGAGCCGACCACGTCGTCCGACTCCGACCGGGCCCTTGTCACCATCGGTGCCTGA